The genome window TTGAAATACTAAAAATTACACACCTTTATTTTGGCTGATTTACATTTCAGATGCTTGCCTTCGGTGCCAAGGGGAAAATAAACAAGATGACTGCGTTGTTATTTGGGGAGAATGTAATCACTCCTTTCATAATTGTTGTATGAGCCTGTGGGTGAAGCAGAATAATCGTTGCCCTTTGTGTCAGCAAGAATGGTCTGTTCAGAGAGTAGGAAAATGATTTTTTGATTAtgtagaaaaaaatttttatcttcCCTTGTGTAAAACATGTACTATTGGTTTATAGAATGAAATGTGTTTTAAGTTGTCTTTCATAATTTATGCTCTATACTATTGAATTGTctcttattttaattgtttagttATTGTTTTTAGGTATTTTTTCCAACATAAGTATAGACTTTCTCAGTCATTGTTCTAGTTTCAGTATATCtctgtttcttagaatttttattATACAACAGCAAATAAAGATTTTTAGTATGGATTTGAAGTGTTATTCAAGCTATTTTAGAATCCTTATAGTCTGAAGACTGAAAGAAATAAGTTTAAAGCTAATAAGAACTTtagttttataactttttttttatcagcctgAATGGAGAAAGTAGAATATGATGTGCTGCAGATGTGGTCTAACAAGACTCCTTGGAGTATGTACCATGTAAATCATTTGTTTCGTTGATGACATGCTGAATTGTGACTAATATCaagaaggaaatatgaaaaattaaagtaaCAAGTGGATTGAGTTGAGGAAGGATGTTGATTCACTGGAATAGTATTCCCAAAGGAAAGGACCAAACTTACATTGTGATTGTGTAAGGGTTGAAATTTTTCCAGTGGGTAATGTTCATGGGAATAAAACAGAGATTTTGAAAGAGATGGTCTACAATATGCTGTTATCATTGGGAATGTCATTTGACAAAGAGGAAGTTGCTGAGAGGCGTTACCAGAAACGGGAAAATATAATAACGTAGATTCATGGATCTAAGAGTGCTCTAGAGTAGTCTTGACCTTGAGATGAGTAGTGGAGATGAGCAACTTGGAGAAGAAATAGAAATGCAAGTAGCTGAACAAAAACGATGAAGTAGACCTATATGCAAATTTACACAGAAACTACACAGGACACGAAGAGATGTGGAAAACACGTATAACTCTGAGATGGAAACCTGAAGAAAAATGATTTGTGGTAAGATAGCTGCTAAGAGTTAGATTACTTTAATTCCATCATCAAAAGGAAAGTATTCCATTACTGTCTCGTATTGATATGATTTAGATTATTACACTAAAATAACCCACTATTATGGCATTGATGCTTTTCTGTGGAATTTAGATCGGAGCCTCTTTCATGGTCCAAGGATCAATGGAAGAGATGAATTTAGGAATATTCCTATAAAATGCATGGACGATTGATGAATAGAAGCTTGAACACTAGGGATGTATGGTGTGAAATCTGGTAgtacattatcattatatatctggGTGACTGTGGAATAATCATCCCTGACCAAATAAGCATTCGTATGAATATGAACCTCCCTATATATTTGGCTGGATCATAAAGTGATTGATATCGTCCTGTGGTTGGAGCCcagtaatgagaaaaataataatacttgccTTCCATGGGTATACATAgagtaaaagtttttttcagaTGTCAAGTTAATATTTTGGTGAAGGAAAACTACAGCCTATCCAACTGATGTATGTATAATCTTGTGGTGATATATCTCTACTCATCAAACTCATATCTGTTCAAAATTAAGAGTCTGTATATCATAGGTGAGGTAACTGACTCTACAGAAGATTGACTATGAGAGACTTGCCATCAGTGGAATGCCCTGTCTTTTAGCATATACTTTTATGTGCTTCAGAGTTTGGTGCCTGGTCCCTTGCTCGGTATTATCTATGTAATAATGTAAGTGACCCAGACTACCAGTTGACTAGCTAAATAAGCAATAAGGCTCAGGGGAAGTAGATGAACTGTCAATCGTACATCAGTATGACCTAAGGTTAGGAGTCATTACCACtagttactatttatttattttttcaaagcaaTTTGGGGAAGTTAACAGAAAACCCGGTAACTActaaaatacacaaaacatcAATTTACTCCGAGGATAAAGTATTAGTTGGATCCCACTTTGAGTATGCAGAATATATGAATAGCAGCAGTACCGGCAAGAGCAACCAAACTTAACATTATCATTCAGACATCTTGTGTTATCAGGGGTGTGGAGAACGCCCAGTCATACTATACAGAGCATCGATTGATAGATCATTAgacagaaacattcaaaatattcaaaGGCACAACTAAAATAGACTACAGAAAAATATTGATAGTGAGCATCAACTGAATAGTAGCAATGCTGGCCAGTTTGAAAATAGATTAAAGTAATGACGCATTCATGATTCATTCCTTCAAGGTACTTACCTCCTTAGATGCATGTCCATTCATGGATTTTCCTAAGCTTAAACTGTAGTTAGAGTTGTAAAGATAGCCATTATCCTAATTTCCTTGGCCACAGCTGTTAAATCAATAAAGgtgagaaaattggaaacatcTATTTCTCAATCAGGGCCAATTAATTCTGAGTGATTTTTCACTTGtgtgaaaaaaagttattcctttGACCAGGTTGGTTTATTCCGACATCTGATTCCTTACTTTCCTGGCCGaaataaaattaatcttattccgtacatttgattttataaacaacattGCTACTCTCTGGCGAGAACAACTCATAAGCATTTTATACAAGTGTCACTTTGTAAAAAGATTAATCACATTGAATATTTGCAACAGTGGAGGATTCAAAGCCAATGAAATAAGgtaagtgtgtgtttgtatgtcatTCTTCtcctttcacttttattttgaaatgtctTCGCGACTTTATTGTTGCATAGTCCCAATGTATGAGCTGGAGAACCCAAGTCCCTACTTATTTTCCTGTTACTATAGTTCGTTATCCACAAATTCAGGGCTTACAACACAATACTCGCAGGGACATAGAAGAGAATAGagatttgttttatattaatattctgTCCATATAACGCAGTTCACATAAGTtaactctttttcttttattagcatGAATTTGATAGACAGGACTTGTTGATTCAATTCACTTTTCCATTTACAGGTATGATAACCAATATGTTATCTAATTACCTgtcattaaaaataaacttacagTTACAACAATTTAATTAAGTCAAGTCTTTGGCCAACTGTTTATggcaaatgtaataaaaaattttcaagatattttgatACTTTATAGGTGACAAGGCCTACTGTGCTAATTATAGAATGGAAACGGTTCCGTAAAAACCCATCTTATATAATCAAGGTCACCTGTTAAAAAATCAAGGTCATTTTCAGATATAGGTAACGTACACTCAGACATACTGGCATTTATAAATTTCACCATTATATCAGTGACAGTTTTCGACTCTGATTAAGATTTTAGCATCAGATCATCTGCACACCGGTAACGTGTTGAATCACACACACTGACATAATCATTAATGTTTTTTATGCTGTCGATTCTGGATGCTGTGGCCATCATTCTCCAACACCTCTATCAaccatctatttatttctttctagGTCCTGTTAACTAACTTCCTAATTGCATAATATTTTCATCAACCTATCCATCCTTTATTCTCCAAACAATTATCACAATTTCAGCTTTTTGTACACGTGTACTACATAAACAATCCATCTAATTTATTCTATTGGCAATCAACACCCACATTTCTCACTAAAGAGGTCTCTGATTACGTATAGGACAGTAATACGAAATTATGTTTCAAACTGGCCCAAATGCGCTCCATCTCTCCATCATCGCATCTTGCACCTTTCAACCTATTGTTTTTGTGGGCCAGCAGTACAAAGTAAGTATTATCGCATGGGTGTCCAATGACCATGACATACAGATTTTTTGAACAACTTATCTTTTATCGGTTGAATAGGTCATTTTCTCAATGTACACTACTAATTATTTTCTATACATCTTATAGTTTAGTAAATTCCAACTTTTCACAAgcactgattttttaaaaatataaacggaacaattttataatcatgtgCAAACTGCGATAAAAGTGGGTCACAGTTTTGTTAATGACAGCTCATTAAACTTGGCGCCCTGAATCCGTACCCTGCGCAGGCGCACTGAGGCAGGAGTTTACAAGCGAAGGGGGCGAACTTCTCAAGGCGGCTCATTTAGAAGGTATTTAGACGTATATAGTGGCCGTGGTTCGTTTATCGATGTtaaattttatgaatgaatatcgAGACTGTAAAAGGGAAGGGCAAATGCTTGTAGATTTGACGTATGTACTGTAAAATTTGTAGATTTGATGTAGCCTGGCGTTGTGGCGATCAATGGACAGCAGACGCATGTTTTGTGTGGCCGATGTTCTCTACTATCAGCTGTGTTGATTCAGTTTGCCGGCGTGATGGTTAGGCTGTACAACCCAGtactgcattttttttactcttaataTTTGTTCTTGGAACCGGTGGTGATGTTTTTAGAGGCCTTGGTTCAATTTTGGTCGTCTGTATTGTATTTAAACTGATACTTGGTTAAGCATAGCTTACCATAACTTAACGATGTTCAACCAGGGTTTCAATGTCTATACTACTaatcttattttataaaaataaaaataaccgagTTGTTCAGTCCGTCAGATGTGATATCGAAAGCTAATATATTCAACAAATTACTAAACCTATTAGCCTATAGGCTTAAGCACGGTCAAGAGGTGTAGGCAACCGTTTTAAGAATAATTTAATTATCCAGCGAACTAGCCTATTAGGTAGTTAAACAGGAACAAGACGTAGTTATACTAGGTATTTCAAACAGGACTAAGACGTAGCAATACTATTTGGGTTAACCTTCTATCAGTGACGGTTGTCTTGATCcgattgtgaattggtgaattaaCCCATCCTACTCGTCCCCAAGAATGTAGACTGATACTGGTCTAGTTTGGCTAGACTGGAAGAACCTCGTAGGGAGGTATTGCACCTCACGTGCTGCACTATAGGCATAACTGGAGGGGTATTTCTACTTAAGCATTCCGCGGCGGCTCACGACGGTACCaatgacatccactagggattggggcgtccaatgtattttgccgtgtttagtactggccccagggggttaattacagtcatccgaataaatgttacttaaaattcttgttcaggaggtaaaactgcatagaaaaaccacaactgccatagtctaggctgccgcggAATACTAGTAATACAATAGATCTaccactgaaggttctttgcagtctcccttcgccccctagccgcaactcctttcattccttttactcttccTCCATTCTCATTACGTAGGTATAGCTTTTCTccaccttgctatccaccctctcccaatAATTATTTCATACCTACCTAGTGCAACtgcgttacacctttcagacctattGTCGTTTTCCTctacagtgctgaatgaccttataggctaggtcccagtgctcagcctttggcctaaacttcaaaatgtgaaggtgcttttcagTGTAGAAGTTGGCATTTTTAACGTATCTGATGTTCATGTCTTTAGGTAGCATCATCAGTACTGGACCCTCCTGTATCTTACAATAAGTATGAGGGTTACAGTTGGCAGctgcaaaattaaaatataaatgggtaaatgtccaggagaaggccgcacccgtttttcaagtattaacgacgaaaaacggctaaaaagaccagattggtgttgcacatcgcatagatataagaggaaatgaataaaaaagaaactaagagttactcttacacacaaaatctaagcataaacctactacttcaattatgggggatcccaNNNNNNNNNNNNNNNNNNNNNNNNNNNNNNNNNNNNNNNNNNNNNNNNNNNNNNNNNNNNNNNNNNNNNNNNNNNNNNNNNNNNNNNNNNNNNNNNNNNNNNNNNNNNNNNNNNNNNNNNNNNNNNNNNNNNNNNNNNNNNNNNNNNNNNNNNNNNNNNNNNNNNNNNNNNNNNNNNNNNNNNNNNNNNNNNNNNNNNNNNNNNNNNNNNNNNNNNNNNNNNNNNNNNNNNNNNNNNNNNNNNNNNNNNNNNNNNNNNNNNNNNNNNNNNNNNNNNNNNNNNNNNNNNNNNNNNNNNNNNNNNNNNNNNNNNNNNNNNNNNNNNNNNNNNNNNNNNNNNNNNNNNNNNNNNNNNNNNNNNNNNNNNNNNNNNNNNNNNNNNNNNNNNNNNNNNNNNNNNNNNNNNNNNNNNNNNNNNNNNNNNNNNNNNNNNNNNNNNNNNNNNNNNNNNNNNNNNNNNNNNNNNNNNNNNNNNNNNNNNNNNNNNNNNNNNNNNNNNNNcaattatgggggatcccagtgggaagAGGGGTTTTTGGTGGGGGAAGGAGGTAGAGAAaatgattttcggggcactaccgaacctaatacaaccacctaacctaacctagggccctgtacccctacctagggcTAGTGGGGGGCGGACTCCCCCTTAAGGCCACCCTACCtaacacatccatcaaaccaaatccaaagtgatggtactgctgtatacatcgttatactaccaccattataatagtCTATAATTAATGAAGcgtaccttaaactgttggttgataaagatgtgctgctgctttgaggaaaacgtgaagccgttgcaaggttccctgacatgcaaccttaaagtaggaagtggccaggtacccgacaaATCCCTAGTTTTTCAATATTCCCCGAATAAGCTAAAAACAAATTCACTGTCACTTAGGAAACAGTCAGGACAAGAAACTggaatttcaacttcttgtgcaATATGAGATGAAGTGCTTGCTACGGCTTCCATGTCTAAGAACAAACTGAAAAGCCTGGCCCCTGGGTAAGATAATGTATTGTCGCGCTGAGAAAATTTTCAAACACCCGCGCCATCGCCAAAGTTGAGGAggtgtaagaaaatgaaaactgtgATCGGCCAAACGTGTAAGACGTCATAGTGGACTagtttattgtagtgtcttaccgaacaattagagagccgtgatttccacgagcggcaggatactaaattcaatttAGCGCTCGGCGTctgccaacactggtggtgatgacgtcatctccctccactcgcgggagaaccaggtacaactgcccaggtgaattcaattcttttcctgccggcgtccggtgaacatcggtggtcggtgcggttggatgactttgcttcgctttttttttctggtggaattgatcttcggaattggtgaagtactcttttttggcgttgttattattttgctttttattttaggcgttgccatgtcggattctagtccgtcgggagttaggttttgcatctcaggatgtaaaactagattatccaagttagaatatgattctcacactaaatgtgttaagtgtaggggacaggttttgttcagcagatcgaacatgtaacgagtgtagtgattggactgattctcaatggaagttttttagttcatactcggagaaattagctaaagacagaattagaaaagcagcgcttagggaaagtagacttagctctgcttcgtcttgcgatgcatctgttccttctgtttctcctcaaattgttatgtctcctttaactacacctcctattcctcctactaatcccacttctccggcttcccgtgtagtttcttccgacaccattgccagtctggaatcgaggttagatcagaaattttcggtactagcgaatacggttttgcaacttggtaattcagttacgACCTTTTTGGAGGAAAGCgacctcaggtaagagtgtagttgagggtgcgtctgtctgtcctgacaagtctcctagacaaaggtcactgtccagctcccccgcaccggggagagacataccggaagtccaagggagtcgatcgggatttgcccacagacaggcgcctctcttgttgagcctgttgcgcctcaacagggctcggttaagcgttggaaaggtgttgcggtcagacgcctttcgaatgattcaagcgattcgtctccggtcgcgcggcgctcttggcgagattcgccgtttcgcgtcccttaaagaggcgttcaggcgccgattcttcgcctcctccagtcaagcggtagaaggagcctgagagtagggttgcgccgcggccgttagcggctcgttcgtcgcctcaatctgtgcctttttcggcgccatctactagtagagattgtggttttagcgctgtagctagcagttctaagggttttctttaggcgctttttcgtctgttacgcctgatgcgcctgtttcgcctcgaatttcggcggctccgagcgaggcgcaagtagtttttccgcctcctgctgaacattttaggctccttccaagcctacgttaactgtttttgattcgtctctggcgccttttgctttgcgcaagcagttagagatgttaacaactggatgaatgagtccaagggtggttcgaaaccttcagatccggttgtagttccgtctacttcttcggcggtatcggagaatgaagaagaagtaggaggaggaggattcacatcacctctcgtgttattcaacgtctccttagatttcttctggtatcttatccagattatttgagaaaagcggctccgcgctccccaacttcgacttttttgatgaggaggaaaacttcagaccctctcctcccaaaacttgttctatctaaagcggttagacattcgttgaaagagacggagaaatgatgtctatgaaaagagacttaggaaggctctttttgcttaccctccctctaagttgcttcgtaagaggtataggttttatgtaactgggaagctccttctctgggagtttctgcctcctcccagggagacttctccagtttaatcgactcctctagaagatctgctttcgacgcagcgaaagttttctttacagcgcctgagttggaccacgttgtaaagaatcaatttaaacttttggaagtcttttagcttccttgattggactattggcgctttagcggccaagatcgaagactgtccttctctttcccaggagttagcggtaggattggattggtgttctgtcctgtgcggacaaatccattagggatggatgggatgagttagcttcgctcatcgcctttggtacccttaagaaaaggcaactttggtgctcctttgcttctaaaagggttacgtcccaacagaagtctgctctcttgtttgctccttttgtgaaagataacctctttccagacgatgtagtgttgtcaatttcgtctgcgctagataagaaatctacttcggatttactggcacagtctactaagagacctaaagctcctgtggagactgtttccttcggtttctcctctggcccaagcgccttttcgaggggagaaaacccaagcgcttctttcggccgaaatcgaatttgcgacctcagtctaaggcctcggccaaggttaaacaaccttccaaatgaaagctcggttcttcatgcaccagtgggagccaggctggctctgttttgggaggaatgggaaaacagaggcagCAGAAGCCTGGgttagtgcaagtactcaagttcggctatcgtattcctctcgtttcacctccctcgctctcacctgtgccaattccattccaggcatactctccgggctcagacaaatttctggcgctagccgcagaagtggaagcgcttgttctcaaagaagcgatagaacagatagaaggggattttcctccaggcttttacaatcgcctttttgtagttcccaagtcatcaggggctggaggccggttttggatgtgagcgccctgaacttgcatgtccagaaaacaaaaatttcatatggagaccactcggttcgTTTCTGGAGTCCCATCagacaggggattggatggtctctctggacatgcaagacgcttattttcacattccgatacatcgcgaatctcggaagtacctgaggttcatgttcgaaggcaaggtgtttcagtttcgggcgctttgcttcggactagcgaccgctccctcaagttttcaccagggttctatccccgataggaagctggctacacatattaggagtaagaatctccctctatctggacgattggcttctccggtcggaatcagagagtcggtgcatgaaggaccttggaacaactctggatcttgccagaaagttaggaattctggtcaacaaacagaagtcccagttggttccatctcagagcatcctttatttggggatgattctgaatgctcaagtttttcgggttCTTTTCTGTCCCGAAGAAGGGttttcaaggctgtctggagacagttcaggagttcttggacaaaaaggtaagtttctgcaatcagtggatgaggctcctgggcaaattgacgtcagtggagaaatttgtgacgttgggaagactgcacatgagacctctgcagtttttcctgagagcctcttggtgcaggaagacacaaccagactcgattacctttcctgtcacagatcaaataaagaggacctaaggtggtggctctctcgagcaaggttggaagaagggttagatctacgacccatcctcccgaacctacagttcttttccgacgcatcggacacaggttgggagccctactgggaaatcaacggacttcaggagcttggtcggagaaggagaagaagtttcCACATAAagtgtaaaggaactgttagcaattttcttagggctcagacagttcggagcttagtagaaggccccgagtagtggcagtgcattccgacaactcccacggctctctcgtacgtgcggaaacagggggggactcgtctttctctctgtacgaagtagccaaggatctcctcctgtggtcaaacgaagcgaaggttcagctagtcccgagatttgttccgggaaagatgaacgtcctggcggacgagttaagtcgtcaacagcaagtgttacctctggagtggactttggacaaacaagatttgtcagaaactttggcgcctttggggacgaccgtcaatagacctgtttcgcgacatcgaggaacaccgtcttcctctcttttgttctccagtcccagatcctctagcttggtcggtggacgcaatgctgtttggagtggtcgggtctggaagcttatgcattccctccgttcggtctaataagagaggtgctgaacaagttcatgtcgcacagcaatgtaacgctaacgttaatcgctcccttttggcccaggaaagagtggttcccggaccttctccagtgttagtagacttccccagacttcttcctccagagaagtggctttcTTTcccaaacaacctcacttcaagaggttccaccaaaacttgtccgctctagctctgacagggttcagactgtccggaatcttgtcagagcgaaaggattttcaagaagagctgcagaagctatcgctcgttgtaggagagagtcttctaacaaactctatcaagggaagtggagaatcttcagagagtggtgtagaagtgctaaagtctctacttctgcgacctctttaacagaaatagcagattttcttctatttcttaggaactctaagaaactggctc of Macrobrachium nipponense isolate FS-2020 chromosome 11, ASM1510439v2, whole genome shotgun sequence contains these proteins:
- the LOC135219747 gene encoding RING-box protein 2-like, with protein sequence MNNNDVEINDGEQENITSDAQKPDKMFTLKKWNAVAMWSWDVECDTCAICRVQVMDACLRCQGENKQDDCVVIWGECNHSFHNCCMSLWVKQNNRCPLCQQEWSVQRVGK